The following coding sequences are from one Lolium rigidum isolate FL_2022 chromosome 6, APGP_CSIRO_Lrig_0.1, whole genome shotgun sequence window:
- the LOC124666880 gene encoding probable mitochondrial adenine nucleotide transporter BTL1, with the protein MDAPSGGGKLSLASVGFAGAGVAAGGSGGGGGYKELLVMALPKDDGLDGAKVAELIGAGLPDIGCSVRAFFRTREVREFASGALAGAMSKAILAPLETIRTRMVVGVGSRHIGGSFVEIMEQNGWRGLWVGNTINMIRIVPTQAIELGTFEYVKRSMKTAQEKWKDDGCPKIQLGNMKIELPLHLLSPVAIAGAAAGIAGTLMCHPLEVIKDRLTVDRVAYPSISIAFSKIYRTEGVRGLYSGLAPTLIGMLPYSTCYYFMYDTIKTSYCRLHKKKSLSRPELLIIGALTGLTASTISFPLEVARKRLMVGALQGKCPPHMIAALSEVIREEGLLGIYRGWGASCLKVMPNSGITWMFYEAWKDILLADKDKPQN; encoded by the exons atggacgCGCCCAGCGGCGGCGGGAAGCTGTCCCTCGCCAGCGTGGGCTTCGCCGGCGCCGGGGTCGCTGCCGGCGGAAGCGGCGGGGGCGGAGGCTACAAGGAGCTCCTCGTCATGGCGCTGCCCAAGGACGACGGCCTCGACGGCGCCAAGGTCGCGGAGCTTATCGGCGCCGGGCTGCCGGACATCGGGTGCTCCGTCAGG GCGTTTTTTAGGACTAGAGAGGTTAGAGAATTTGCCAGTGGGGCCTTAGCTGGTGCTATGTCCAAAGCTATTCTTGCTCCTCTTGAGACTATCAG GACAAGAATGGTTGTAGGTGTAGGATCGAGACATATTGGTGGTAGTTTTGTGGAGATCATGGAACAAAATGGGTGGCGAGGGCTTTGGGTGGGCAACACAATCAACATGATCCGCATTGTTCCAACTCAAGCAATTGAGCTTGGGACATTTGAGTATGTAAAAAGGAGCATGAAAacagcacaagagaaatggaaagaTGATGGATGCCCAAAGATACAGCTTGGAAATATGAAAATTGAGCTGCCACTCCACTTGTTATCACCAGTTGCTATTGCTGGTGCAGCTGCTGGAATAGCTGGCACATTGATGTGCCATCCTCTTGAAGTTATTAAG GATCGCTTGACCGTCGACAGAGTAGCTTACCCTAGCATTAGCATTGCCTTCAGCAAGATATACCGAACTGAAGGTGTCCGTGGCCTCTATTCTGGCCTCGCTCCGACACTAATTGGGATGCTTCCTTACAGCACATGCTACTATTTTATGTACGACACAATTAAGACTTCATACTGCCGCCTACATAAGAAGAAATCATTGAGTCGTCCTGAGCTACTAATTATTGGAGCTTTGACAG GTCTCACAGCAAGTACAATCAGCTTCCCGCTGGAGGTGGCGAGGAAGCGTCTCATGGTAGGCGCCCTGCAAGGGAAGTGCCCGCCCCACATGATTGCCGCGCTATCAGAAGTGATCCGGGAGGAGGGCCTCCTGGGGATCTACCGCGGGTGGGGTGCGAGCTGCCTGAAGGTGATGCCAAATTCGGGCATCACATGGATGTTCTACGAGGCGTGGAAGGACATCCTCTTGGCTGACAAGGACAAGCCCCAGAACTAG
- the LOC124665330 gene encoding probable glucuronosyltransferase Os01g0926700, which translates to MSRWGLAAIAVLVAATALFVAAEAQQGHQTERISGSAGDVLDDDPVGKLKVFIYDLPGKYNKKLLKKDPRCLNHMFAAEIFMHRFLLSSAVRTSNPEEADWFYTPVYPTCDLTPSGLPLPFKSPRMMRSAIELIATKWPYWNRSEGADHFFVTPHDFGACFHYQEEKAIGRGILPLLQRATLVQTFGQKNHVCLKDGSITIPPFAPPQKMQNHLIPGDTPRSIFVYFRGLFYDTGNDPEGGYYARGARASVWENFKNNPLFDISTDHPPTYYEDMQRSVFCLCPLGWAPWSPRLVEAVVFGCIPVIIADDIVLPFADAIPWEEIGVFVSEEDVPRLDSILTSIPTDVILRKQRLLANPSMKQAMLFPQPAQPRDAFHQILNGLARKLPHGENVFLKPGERVLNWTAGPVGDLKPW; encoded by the exons ATGTCGAGGTGGGGCTTGGCTGCCATCGCCGTTCTTGTGGCGGCGACGGCGCTCTTCGTCGCGGCGGAGGCTCAGCAGGGCCACCAGACAGAAAGGATCTCAG GAAGTGCTGGTGATGTGCTGGACGATGACCCTGTTGGGAAGCTCAAGGTGTTTATCTACGATCTCCCCGGAAAGTACAACAAGAAGCTGCTGAAGAAAGACCCTAGGTGCCTGAACCACATGTTCGCCGCGGAGATCTTCATGCACCGATTCCTGCTGTCCAGCGCGGTCCGGACTTCCAACCCAGAGGAAGCAGATTGGTTCTACACGCCCGTGTACCCGACCTGCGATCTGACACCTTCAGGTCTCCCGTTGCCATTCAAGTCTCCGCGAATGATGCGCAGCGCCATCGAGCTGATCGCGACGAAATGGCCTTACTGGAATAGGTCGGAGGGGGCAGATCATTTCTTTGTCACACCACATGACTTTGGCGCTTGCTTCCATTATCAG GAAGAGAAAGCAATTGGACGAGGAATCCTTCCCTTGCTTCAGCGTGCCACACTGGTTCAGACCTTTGGACAAAAGAACCATGTCTGCTTGAAGGACGGCTCCATCACGATTCCGCCATTTGCACCTCCACAGAAAATGCAAAATCACCTTATTCCCGGAGACACCCCTCGGTCCATCTTCGTGTACTTCCGTGGTCTGTTCTATGACACCGGCAATGATCCCGAGGGTGGATACTATGCAAG AGGTGCTCGTGCATCTGTTTGGGAGAACTTCAAGAACAACCCGCTGTTTGACATCTCTACCGATCACCCACCAACATACTACGAAGATATGCAGAGGTCTGTGTTCTGCCTCTGCCCATTGGGCTGGGCTCCATGGAGCCCCAGGCTGGTGGAAGCCGTGGTTTTTGGTTGCATCCCGGTGATCATCGCAGATGACATCGTCCTGCCCTTCGCGGACGCAATCCCATGGGAGGAAATCGGTGTGTTTGTCTCCGAGGAGGATGTTCCGAGGCTGGACAGTATCCTGACATCCATACCGACAGATGTTATACTGAGGAAGCAAAGGCTTCTCGCAAACCCTTCGATGAAACAGGCAATGCTGTTCCCCCAGCCTGCTCAACCAAGAGATGCATTCCATCAGATACTGAACGGGCTTGCTCGCAAGCTTCCACATGGCGAGAATGTCTTCTTGAAGCCCGGGGAGAGGGTCCTGAACTGGACTGCTGGCCCGGTGGGTGACCTGAAGCCTTGGTAG